A genome region from Triticum aestivum cultivar Chinese Spring chromosome 2B, IWGSC CS RefSeq v2.1, whole genome shotgun sequence includes the following:
- the LOC123038982 gene encoding protein ALP1-like, which translates to MLDKTESADYSEETAISFPAKKRKKETANSSSSHNPLTSPAYSGGDAVMAARQVWVQGRSTEWWDSLSDPACPEADFRLAFRMCRSTFNDLCDELSAALTKEDTLSQAAIPVHQRVAVCLWRLATGEPLREVSSRFSLGISTCHNIVLQVCDTLTYVLMPKLIRWEMDSTADAASRFHAVSGIPGIVGAVCTDHVPIGPPKDNVDAYYNHRLSVLNNMASYSVTVQALVDVDGFGWPGGLPDAAVLKRSALHACFEAGQLGDKFRLVGGVSYPLTDWMIVPYKHQNLTWVQYYFNERIAPAHAAARGAFQRLKARWHCLQGRTEPKMKELHNMIGACCVLHNLCERNGEELNADLHPEPSWEEDDVVDAAKERDRIAHELLSNG; encoded by the coding sequence ATGCTTGATAAAACGGAAAGTGCTGACTATTCAGAAGAAACTGCCATCAGCTTCCctgcaaagaaaaggaaaaaagaaactgCAAACAGCAGTTCATCACATAATCCCCTGACCTCACCTGCCTACAGCGGCGGGGACGCAGTGATGGCAGCAAGGCAGGTGTGGGTGCAGGGGCGGAGCACGGAGTGGTGGGATAGTTTGAGTGACCCAGCATGCCCAGAAGCTGACTTCCGGCTGGCCTTCCGCATGTGTCGCTCCACATTCAACGACCTATGTGATGAGCTCAGCGCCGCTCTCACCAAGGAGGACACCTTGTCGCAAGCCGCCATCCCCGTGCATCAGCGTGTCGCCGTCTGCCTCTGGCGCCTCGCCACCGGGGAGCCCCTCCGCGAGGTCTCCAGccgcttcagccttggcatttccACCTGCCACAACATCGTCCTCCAGGTCTGCGACACCCTCACCTACGTCCTCATGCCCAAGCTCATCCGCTGGGAGATGGACTCCACCGCGGACGCCGCCTCTAGGTTCCACGCCGTGTCTGGGATCCCCGGCATTGTCGGTGCTGTGTGCACCGACCACGTTCCCATCGGCCCACCCAAGGATAATGTCGACGCGTACTACAACCACCGCCTCTCAGTTCTCAACAACATGGCGTCCTACTCCGTCACCGTGCAGGCCCTTGTGGATGTTGATGGCTTCGGCTGGCCGGGTGGGCTGCCCGACGCAGCAGTATTGAAACGGTCGGCGCTGCATGCCTGCTTCGAGGCTGGCCAGCTCGGAGACAAGTTCCGACTGGTTGGCGGCGTGAGCTACCCGCTCACGGACTGGATGATCGTGCCATACAAGCATCAAAACCTGACGTGGGTGCAGTATTACTTCAACGAGCGCATCGCTCCCGCGCACGCAGCAGCGCGGGGCGCGTTCCAGAGGCTCAAGGCGCGGTGGCACTGCCTGCAGGGCCGCACCGAGCCCAAGATGAAGGAACTTCACAACATGATCGGTGCCTGCTGTGTGCTGCACAACTTGTGTGAGCGCAACGGCGAGGAGCTCAACGCCGACCTCCATCCTGAGCCCTCCTGGGAGGAGGACGACGTGGTTGACGCGGCCAAGGAGCGGGACAGAATAGCGCACGAGCTCCTCTCCAACGGTTAG